From Schaalia sp. ZJ405, one genomic window encodes:
- a CDS encoding serine/threonine protein kinase: MESGDEIGGYRLLERLGAGGAGTVWLAEDGGGSPVAFKLIHPALAASEEARARLVREARTVNSVKDRGVAPVLDVETDASLPFVVSEYIEGPTLSALIAQGPLPGAGVVHLAAHLARTIEAVHHAGVIHRDIKPSNIICSPYGPVLIDFGIAMRDEDERLTMTGLVSGTAGYTAPEILQSRPSDEASDWWAWCATVLASATGRPPFGGGDLQAVMMRVLNDDPDVAGLPADVASLLRDGMSADRNRRPSPGLIVAHLAAAVGMAPSDTEDEDLPWPELMSPIRLDSLNAATEAIPTDPSTMAMSTSATRMFANPAMPTSMSAPDNSSRTAFLDPAATAADELATSSSPPTMVMGTHGSEERPLWVTPDVAATQALPSGEVVHREEGDSWPEEPPEYFSADPQQFAWPDGPYPARVEPDVPPTLWFFGAILMMPLALLPLLWGITGTVLIVVILAIFTVVGKAIRWRRRRWWRRGGRRASDTVAMVFVSPIVGIPALAGTTVSIGVSCLFGYATWVAVTMGSLGTPEWDVPWQMMISPISPISTVPLLGDPQWALTAGALSWAVLVLTWLMPSSGNLREGVSMMQPPAWVKISVGAICVLAVLVASLFITGTLG; the protein is encoded by the coding sequence GTGGAATCAGGCGATGAGATCGGGGGATACCGGCTGCTTGAACGCCTCGGCGCCGGGGGAGCGGGCACTGTATGGCTCGCCGAGGACGGGGGTGGCAGCCCCGTTGCATTCAAGCTGATTCATCCTGCGCTCGCGGCGTCCGAAGAAGCTCGGGCGCGATTGGTTCGCGAAGCCCGAACGGTGAACTCTGTGAAAGACCGGGGAGTTGCCCCCGTTCTTGACGTGGAAACAGATGCGTCACTGCCCTTTGTTGTGTCCGAATACATCGAAGGACCAACGTTATCTGCTCTGATCGCTCAAGGACCGCTTCCGGGTGCCGGAGTGGTTCATCTTGCGGCCCACCTCGCTCGCACAATCGAGGCTGTGCATCACGCGGGAGTGATCCACCGCGACATCAAACCATCGAATATCATCTGTTCCCCCTACGGACCAGTCCTCATTGACTTCGGCATTGCGATGAGAGACGAGGACGAACGCCTGACGATGACCGGTCTTGTCTCCGGAACAGCGGGATACACCGCTCCGGAGATTCTTCAGTCCCGCCCTTCCGACGAGGCATCAGACTGGTGGGCGTGGTGTGCCACGGTCCTCGCATCCGCAACGGGACGTCCTCCTTTTGGTGGGGGAGACCTCCAAGCGGTGATGATGCGAGTCCTCAATGACGATCCGGATGTTGCCGGCCTTCCCGCCGATGTCGCTTCACTTCTTCGTGACGGAATGTCCGCTGATCGAAACCGTAGGCCCAGTCCCGGATTGATTGTTGCTCACCTCGCTGCGGCAGTGGGCATGGCACCCAGCGACACCGAGGACGAGGATCTTCCCTGGCCAGAATTGATGAGTCCGATTCGCCTGGATTCGTTGAATGCCGCAACCGAAGCGATCCCCACGGATCCTTCGACAATGGCCATGTCGACCTCGGCAACGCGGATGTTCGCGAATCCGGCGATGCCCACATCTATGTCTGCACCCGACAATTCTTCGAGGACTGCGTTCCTTGACCCAGCTGCAACGGCGGCGGATGAACTGGCCACCTCGTCCTCGCCCCCAACAATGGTCATGGGAACTCACGGGTCCGAAGAACGCCCCCTTTGGGTCACCCCGGATGTCGCAGCAACCCAGGCCCTTCCCAGTGGAGAGGTTGTTCATCGCGAAGAGGGTGACTCGTGGCCCGAGGAACCACCGGAGTATTTCTCCGCTGATCCACAACAGTTTGCGTGGCCGGATGGCCCCTATCCTGCTCGCGTTGAACCCGACGTTCCACCAACGCTGTGGTTCTTCGGTGCGATCCTCATGATGCCGTTGGCTCTGCTGCCGCTCCTGTGGGGAATAACGGGAACTGTTCTTATCGTTGTGATCCTCGCTATCTTCACGGTCGTTGGCAAAGCGATTCGGTGGCGACGACGCCGGTGGTGGCGTCGCGGGGGGCGTCGTGCCTCGGACACGGTCGCGATGGTGTTCGTCTCCCCGATCGTTGGGATTCCTGCGCTTGCTGGGACAACTGTAAGCATCGGAGTCTCATGCCTTTTCGGCTATGCCACGTGGGTCGCGGTGACGATGGGGAGCCTGGGGACACCGGAATGGGATGTTCCGTGGCAGATGATGATATCGCCGATATCGCCGATCTCCACTGTTCCTCTGCTGGGTGATCCGCAGTGGGCACTCACTGCGGGGGCGCTGTCCTGGGCGGTCCTTGTGCTGACGTGGCTCATGCCGTCATCGGGAAATCTTCGTGAGGGCGTGAGCATGATGCAGCCTCCGGCGTGGGTAAAAATCAGCGTTGGTGCGATATGTGTGCTCGCGGTGCTCGTCGCGTCACTGTTCATCACGGGCACACTGGGATAG
- a CDS encoding ABC transporter ATP-binding protein: MATVSFKAATRVYPGAEKPAVDSLNLEIADGEFLVLVGPSGCGKSTSLRMLAGLEDVNSGQIFIGDRDVTDVPPKNRDIAMVFQNYALYPHMTVRDNMGFALKIAGTPKDEINRRVEEAARILDLEPYLERRPKALSGGQRQRVAMGRAIVRKPQVFLMDEPLSNLDAKLRVQTRTQIASLQRELGVTTVYVTHDQTEALTMGDRIAVLKDGLLQQVGTPREMYDTPANVFVAGFIGSPAMNLGQFTVDGDVATIGAAKIQLSKTTLDAITAEDKGKVTIGFRPESLDVVPSTDEHSIPVRISFVEELGSDAFIYGELVGSEANDEKLGSGEGSSQIIVRVAPRTAPNPGETIHVRIRPGEEHIFSASTGQRLPA, encoded by the coding sequence ATGGCAACTGTGTCATTCAAAGCAGCGACTCGCGTTTATCCAGGCGCTGAAAAACCCGCTGTTGATTCACTCAACCTTGAGATCGCCGACGGCGAATTCCTTGTTCTTGTTGGCCCCTCGGGCTGTGGAAAGTCCACATCTTTGCGGATGCTCGCAGGACTCGAAGACGTCAACTCCGGCCAGATTTTCATCGGTGACCGCGATGTCACCGACGTTCCACCGAAGAACCGCGACATCGCGATGGTCTTCCAGAACTACGCGCTGTACCCGCACATGACGGTGCGCGACAACATGGGCTTCGCCCTGAAGATCGCGGGAACACCGAAGGACGAAATCAACAGGCGCGTTGAGGAAGCTGCCCGCATCCTTGACCTTGAGCCCTACCTCGAGCGTCGCCCCAAGGCACTGTCTGGTGGTCAGCGTCAGCGCGTCGCTATGGGACGCGCGATTGTCCGTAAACCGCAGGTCTTCCTCATGGATGAGCCGCTGTCGAACCTCGACGCGAAACTGCGTGTGCAGACGCGAACGCAGATTGCATCACTCCAGCGCGAACTCGGCGTCACCACCGTCTACGTCACCCACGACCAGACTGAAGCGTTGACAATGGGTGACCGCATCGCTGTTCTCAAGGATGGCCTACTTCAGCAGGTTGGCACACCTCGCGAAATGTACGACACCCCTGCGAATGTGTTTGTTGCCGGATTCATTGGCTCACCCGCCATGAATCTTGGACAGTTCACCGTTGACGGCGACGTGGCAACGATCGGTGCGGCAAAAATTCAGCTGTCGAAGACCACGCTCGATGCAATCACCGCCGAAGACAAGGGCAAGGTGACGATCGGCTTTAGGCCCGAATCTCTTGACGTTGTCCCCTCAACAGATGAGCACTCAATTCCGGTGCGCATCTCCTTCGTTGAAGAACTCGGCTCCGACGCGTTCATCTACGGTGAGCTTGTTGGTTCAGAGGCCAACGATGAGAAGCTTGGATCCGGTGAGGGTTCCAGCCAGATCATCGTCCGCGTTGCCCCGCGTACCGCACCCAACCCCGGCGAAACAATCCACGTGCGTATTCGCCCCGGCGAGGAGCATATCTTCTCCGCATCGACAGGACAGCGTCTTCCTGCCTAA
- a CDS encoding DUF4032 domain-containing protein, producing MPHAMDITAATVDPALFDLPWELPLEEWPSSILAALPRGISRHVVRFVHLSDRVIAVKEIGESVAHREYQLLRDLTRMDAPSVTPTAVITGRRSATGEELNGVLVTEHLQFSLPYRALFSRHMTEDTATRLIDALAVLLVRLHLHGFYWGDVSLSNTLFRRDAGAFSAYLVDAETGELHPKLTDGQRTYDVDLARTNIIGELMDLQAGTYFPADSDPVMVGDRIRSRYEDLWGELTSTETIDDNQRYRVVDRIRRLNDLGFDVGELQMTSDESGRRLHIQPKVVDAGHHHRKLMRLTGMDVGEHQAQRLLNDIDTYRAITGKSHLPLEIVAHDWLTNVFEPVIEAIPPQLALKLEPAQIFHEFLDHRWFLGKEKHTDPSFDEAIRSYVETVLPQKRDEAVLVDTELNNGTHSTAAVSEDLW from the coding sequence ATGCCTCACGCAATGGACATTACCGCGGCAACCGTTGACCCTGCGCTCTTTGACCTGCCGTGGGAACTGCCCCTGGAAGAATGGCCAAGCAGCATTCTCGCCGCACTTCCCCGAGGGATCTCCCGGCATGTCGTCCGCTTTGTTCACCTCTCAGACCGCGTCATCGCCGTCAAGGAAATCGGTGAAAGCGTTGCCCACCGTGAGTATCAGCTCCTGCGTGACCTCACGCGCATGGACGCCCCCTCGGTCACTCCGACAGCCGTCATTACCGGTCGCCGGTCAGCAACCGGTGAGGAACTCAACGGCGTCCTCGTTACCGAACACCTGCAATTCTCACTGCCTTACCGCGCCCTTTTCTCCCGGCACATGACCGAAGACACCGCAACACGACTCATCGACGCCCTCGCTGTTCTCCTTGTCCGCCTCCACCTGCACGGTTTCTACTGGGGAGATGTCTCGTTATCCAACACCCTCTTCCGGCGCGACGCCGGCGCTTTCAGCGCCTACCTCGTGGACGCGGAAACAGGGGAACTCCACCCGAAACTCACCGACGGGCAACGCACCTACGACGTTGATCTGGCCCGCACCAACATCATTGGTGAGCTCATGGATCTTCAGGCCGGAACCTACTTCCCTGCTGACTCTGATCCTGTCATGGTGGGCGACCGCATTCGGAGCCGTTACGAGGACCTCTGGGGCGAGCTCACCAGCACGGAAACAATCGATGACAATCAGCGGTATCGAGTTGTCGATCGGATTCGCCGCCTCAACGACCTCGGATTCGACGTCGGTGAACTCCAGATGACCTCCGACGAATCGGGGCGACGCCTGCATATTCAACCAAAGGTGGTCGACGCCGGTCATCACCATCGCAAGCTCATGCGCCTGACCGGAATGGATGTTGGTGAGCACCAGGCACAACGCCTACTGAACGACATCGACACCTACCGTGCGATCACCGGAAAGTCGCACCTTCCCCTGGAGATTGTGGCCCACGACTGGCTGACGAATGTGTTCGAACCCGTCATCGAGGCGATTCCACCGCAGCTTGCTCTCAAGCTCGAACCCGCGCAGATATTCCACGAGTTCCTCGATCATCGGTGGTTCCTTGGGAAGGAAAAACACACTGACCCGTCGTTCGACGAAGCAATCCGTTCCTATGTCGAAACCGTTCTTCCGCAAAAACGCGACGAGGCCGTCCTCGTTGATACAGAACTGAACAACGGCACACATTCCACCGCTGCGGTGTCTGAGGATCTCTGGTAG
- a CDS encoding glycerophosphoryl diester phosphodiesterase, with product MPNYPRIFAHRGASSLAPENTIASFSKAMEVGASWIEFDVDVIGDGSLIVIHDDQLDRTTNGKGGYYTLGFSDIRTLDAGSWFSDTYRFERIPEALDVVEFANTASLGMNLEIKPCRGGTHLRETLIENLAVVVDRVATPDRFIVSSFDHDALAAFHNAYPDVALGWLFDRDNQPGPTWEEGAGKIGCRAIHPDNEGLTRDEVGRMRDAGFDVNVWTVNTVERAEELADWGVTGIFTDYPQIFPADALRK from the coding sequence ATGCCGAACTATCCGCGAATTTTTGCCCACCGAGGGGCATCATCGCTGGCCCCCGAAAACACCATTGCCTCATTCTCAAAGGCAATGGAAGTGGGAGCCTCTTGGATCGAATTCGACGTTGACGTCATCGGCGACGGGTCACTCATCGTCATCCACGATGATCAACTCGACCGCACAACGAACGGAAAAGGTGGCTACTACACCCTCGGATTCTCCGACATTCGCACACTCGATGCGGGCTCATGGTTCTCCGATACGTATCGTTTTGAGCGTATCCCCGAGGCCCTCGACGTCGTCGAATTTGCAAATACCGCCTCCCTGGGGATGAACCTCGAAATCAAGCCGTGCCGAGGGGGAACACACCTGCGCGAAACACTCATTGAGAACCTCGCCGTTGTTGTTGACCGCGTTGCTACCCCCGATCGCTTCATCGTGTCGTCCTTCGACCACGACGCTCTTGCGGCGTTCCACAACGCATACCCCGACGTTGCTCTCGGATGGCTTTTCGATCGCGACAACCAACCCGGACCCACGTGGGAAGAGGGCGCCGGAAAGATCGGATGCCGCGCAATCCACCCCGACAACGAGGGGCTCACACGGGACGAGGTCGGGCGTATGCGCGACGCTGGTTTCGATGTCAATGTGTGGACCGTCAACACCGTTGAGCGCGCAGAAGAACTGGCTGACTGGGGAGTGACCGGGATTTTCACCGACTACCCCCAGATTTTCCCAGCCGACGCCCTCCGGAAGTAG
- the fbaA gene encoding class II fructose-bisphosphate aldolase, which produces MPIATPEVYGEMLNRAKEGKFAYPAINVTSSQTVTAAIQGFAEAESDGIIQVSVGGAEYASGSTIKNRVTGSLALAAYAHEVAKNYGVTIALHTDHCAKQNIDSWVRPLLELEAEQHARGENPTFQSHMWDGSAVLLDENLEIAKELLALSVKANTILEIEIGVVGGEEDGVVGEINEKLYTTTEDALKTVEALGLGENGRYLTALTFGNVHGVYKPGHVKLRPEILGTIQEEVAAKVGWKNDRPFDLVMHGGSGSTADEIALAVANGVIKMNVDTDTQYAFSRPVVDHMFRNYDGVLKVDQEVGNKKMYDPRSWGKAAEAGMAARVVEACERLGSVGTKMK; this is translated from the coding sequence GTGCCTATCGCAACCCCTGAGGTCTACGGTGAAATGCTCAATCGTGCGAAGGAAGGCAAGTTCGCCTACCCCGCGATTAACGTGACCTCGTCCCAGACCGTTACCGCTGCTATCCAGGGCTTCGCCGAGGCCGAGTCCGACGGCATCATCCAGGTTTCCGTCGGTGGCGCTGAATACGCTTCCGGTTCGACGATTAAGAATCGTGTCACTGGTTCTCTCGCTCTTGCTGCCTACGCCCATGAGGTTGCGAAGAACTACGGCGTGACAATTGCCCTGCACACCGACCACTGCGCCAAGCAGAACATTGACTCCTGGGTTCGCCCGCTTCTGGAGCTTGAAGCCGAGCAGCACGCTCGCGGTGAAAACCCGACCTTCCAGTCGCACATGTGGGACGGCTCGGCTGTTCTCCTTGATGAGAACCTTGAGATTGCGAAGGAGCTGCTTGCTCTGTCGGTCAAGGCCAACACGATCCTCGAGATTGAGATCGGTGTTGTCGGTGGCGAAGAAGACGGCGTCGTTGGTGAAATCAACGAGAAGCTGTACACCACCACTGAAGACGCGCTCAAGACCGTTGAGGCTCTTGGCCTGGGTGAGAATGGCCGTTACCTGACGGCTCTGACTTTCGGTAACGTCCACGGCGTGTACAAGCCCGGACACGTCAAGCTGCGTCCTGAGATCCTCGGAACCATTCAGGAAGAGGTTGCGGCCAAGGTTGGTTGGAAGAATGACCGTCCCTTCGACCTCGTGATGCACGGTGGTTCTGGTTCGACGGCTGATGAGATCGCCCTGGCTGTTGCCAACGGTGTGATCAAGATGAACGTTGATACAGACACGCAGTACGCATTCTCCCGCCCGGTTGTTGACCACATGTTCCGCAACTACGACGGCGTGCTCAAGGTCGACCAGGAAGTCGGTAACAAGAAGATGTACGACCCGCGTTCGTGGGGCAAGGCCGCTGAAGCTGGTATGGCTGCTCGTGTTGTTGAGGCCTGTGAGCGCCTGGGCTCCGTCGGCACCAAGATGAAGTGA
- a CDS encoding RNA methyltransferase → MPDAVRGVGPWPGGRDAWPTDTRYDPELLEHGDSRNVEDRYRYWTMEAIRRDIAEHSLPFEIAVENLAHDFNIGSIVRTANALGARAVHIVGRKRWNRRGAMVTDRYMSVDHLPDARALAEYCQRSGLVLVGVDNVDGSVAVEEAELPEHACLVFGEESGGLSEDMIEACEMIVAITQRGSTRSMNVGHAAAIVMWVQAQRAVGSGS, encoded by the coding sequence ATGCCGGACGCTGTCAGGGGTGTTGGCCCGTGGCCAGGTGGTCGCGACGCATGGCCAACAGACACCCGGTACGACCCTGAGCTTTTGGAGCACGGGGATTCGCGCAACGTCGAGGATCGATACCGGTATTGGACGATGGAAGCGATCCGTCGGGATATCGCTGAACATTCGCTTCCCTTTGAGATTGCCGTTGAGAACCTGGCTCACGACTTCAACATCGGGTCGATTGTGCGCACGGCGAATGCCTTGGGTGCTCGTGCCGTTCACATCGTTGGGCGTAAACGATGGAATCGTCGCGGCGCAATGGTGACAGATCGATACATGTCGGTTGATCATCTTCCCGATGCGCGCGCTCTTGCTGAGTACTGCCAAAGGTCGGGTCTTGTCCTCGTTGGGGTCGATAACGTGGACGGATCGGTTGCGGTGGAGGAAGCGGAGCTTCCTGAGCATGCATGTCTCGTCTTCGGTGAGGAATCAGGTGGCCTGAGCGAGGACATGATCGAGGCCTGCGAGATGATTGTGGCGATTACGCAGCGCGGGTCAACGCGGTCAATGAATGTTGGTCATGCTGCGGCGATTGTCATGTGGGTACAGGCACAGCGGGCTGTGGGCAGCGGTTCGTGA